The Fimbriimonadaceae bacterium nucleotide sequence CACCGTCCACCTTTCCGAGATCAACGGGCTGATGCTCGAGCGTGAGTTGACGTTCAGCATCAAGTCTCAACCCTACGCCAGCTGAGGCCCGCAAACGAGAAATCCCCTGCCCCCCTAAGGGCAGAGGACTTCTCAAGGCCGGTTGCCCGTCAGGCCTTGCGGCGTCGGGCGGCGAAGACGCCGGCCAAGGTGAGACCAGCGAGGGTAAACGGCTCGGGCACCGACTCAGTCCGGATGCTGAAGTCGTCGACAATGAAGGCGTTGTCGTTGTAGCCCGTCTCCGGCGACTCCTTGATCTCCAACCGCAGCGCGTTGCCCGTCCCGACAAAGTTGAACGACTCGTTGTGGACGTCGCTGTCGGGCTGGCCAAAGTTGCCGTGGTAGATGGTGTTTAAGGTGACCAGGTCGGTCAGGGAGACGTCAAGCTTGGGCACGTCGTTCTCGTACCAAATCTTCCAACTGAAGGAAAGGGTGTTTTGCGAGCCCAGGCCAGGGGTGACGTCCTGGTAGATGTCGACGTTGTGCCCGTTGTAGCCTTCTCCGTCGGTGTTCAGGCTATACGTCCCGCTGATGTAGGGGTAGCCGTGGTTGTGGATGGTGGCGGCATGACCGTCGGCGATGGTCCAGCCCGGGATGTCGGCGCCGGTGAAGGCCGTGTAGCTCCCGTCGTGGGAGATACCGCCGTTCCAGTTGGGCTGGTCTTCGAAGCCGCCGTTGACGACGAGTTCGGTCGCGCTCGCTTGGGCGGCAAAGGCCACAGCGAGGACCGACAAGGCAAGAGTGTGTTTGTACATAGCGCGTCCTCTACAGTGAAGCGGCCCAAGGGCCGATCGGGATCACTGAAGTGTAGCGATAAAACACGACATGAAATGTGCCAATTTGGGGCCTTCTCGCATGAATACGGGCATTAAGCGTTACGTGGTGGATTTCTTGTAACGTTCAGGCTCGACTAGGCGAGGACGAACTCCCTCAGCGCCAAGGGCACGGTGGCGTCGAAGCCCACGACGTCGAGGGTCCCCAGGTCGGCCGGGTCGGCCACGTTGAACCGGCTGGCGCACATCCCCACGACGACCAACTTGGCGGGGACACCGGTCTTCTGGCGGTACTCCTCTAGGGCCTGGACCGGGTGGACGTCCCCGTACACAGGCTCGTTGTCGGTGTAGACGACAAAGACGTCGGCCATGACCTTGTTCTTGGCCGCCCACACCATTGGCAAGGCGCAATC carries:
- a CDS encoding PEP-CTERM sorting domain-containing protein gives rise to the protein MSVLAVAFAAQASATELVVNGGFEDQPNWNGGISHDGSYTAFTGADIPGWTIADGHAATIHNHGYPYISGTYSLNTDGEGYNGHNVDIYQDVTPGLGSQNTLSFSWKIWYENDVPKLDVSLTDLVTLNTIYHGNFGQPDSDVHNESFNFVGTGNALRLEIKESPETGYNDNAFIVDDFSIRTESVPEPFTLAGLTLAGVFAARRRKA